The window CGGACCGAGCAGGCCCCGGCGCACGACGAGCCCGCACCGCGTCCGGCCGCACGGCCGGCCGAGTCCGAAGGGCCGCTGCTGCGGCCCGTCACCTCCACGGGCCCCGTGCTGCGGCCGGTCCCCGACACCGCCCGCCGCGCGGCGGGCCGGGGCCGTACCGAGCGGGCGGCCCCCACGAACGCGGCGTCCGTCCCGACCCCCCCTGGCGCGGACGCCGCTTCCCCAGCCGCCGTGTCCGCCCCGCTGCTCCCCAGCGCGGCGGACACGGCGGCCGCACGCGACGCCGTCCGGCAGGCGGCGGCCCGCCGCCCCGGGCGCCCGCCCGAGCAGGTGGTGCAGGTGCGGATCGGGCGGCTGGAGGTCACCGCGGGTGGTACGCCGCAGGACGGTGCCGGCAGGCCCCGGCCGCGGGACGCCGAGCGGCCCCGGGCCGCGGTCAGCCTGGCGGACTACCTGGCCAGGGGACGCGAGTGAGTGAGCCGCGACGGCACGGCAGCCGTACGACGAGAAGGACCAGGACCAGGAGAGGGACCGAGGAACCGACGCCATGAGCAACGCACTTGCCCTCGCCCACGTCACCCAGGCCCTCGCCCTGCTGATCGAGGCCAACCTGCCGCCGGACATCGACATCGCGGTGAAGGTCGAGCCGCGCAAGCCGCCGGCCGACCCGCCCCTCGAACCGACCATCACCGTGTTCCTGTACCAGGTCACGCCCAACACCTCGCAGCGCAACCACGACCTGCCGACCCGGGCGTCCGACGGGACCCTGGTCCGGCGTCCGGCCGCCGCGCTCGACCTGCACTACCTGATCAGCGCGTACGGCGAGGAGGCGGAACTGGTCGGGCAGCGCCTGATCGGCTCGGTGGTGCGCACGCTGCACGAGATACCCGTACTGCCCAGGGACATCATCGAACTCGCCGGTCAGCGACCGCACTTGAACGGGAGCGACCTGGCCGAGGCGGTGCAGCGGGTGCGGTTCACGCCGACGGCGATGGACGTCGACGAGACGTCCAAGCTGTGGGGGATGCTCCACCAGACGCCGTACACGCTGTCCGTCGTCTACCAGGCGGTCCTCGTCCTCATCGACGGGCGTGAGACGCCGGTGCCGGCGAAGCCGGTGGAGCGGCCGGAGGTGCGGGTGCTGCCGCTCGGGGCGGCGGGGGCTCCGGCTCCGGGTGTGACGTCCCAGGAGGCGGTGGCGGTGGAGGCGGATGAGCCGGTCGGGCCCTCGGGGAAGGCCGCGGAACCCGCCGACGAGCCGACGCAGGCCGTGGCGGGGGCCGTGGCGAGGGCCGAGACGAAGCCGCCCGCCAAGTCGGCCCGGGGCCGCAAGCCGGCCCAACCGGCCAGGACGGCGAAGAAGCCGGCCGCCAGGCCCGCGAAGTCCGCACGGTCACAGCCGCCGGCCAAGAACGCCGACGGCAGTGAGGACACGGAGAACTGAGGCACATGGGAGCGACGAGGGCGGGTGAGGACATGGGAACGCGGGCAACGGCCGCGGTCGCCGCCGCGACGGGCGACGGCACGACACTGACGGCGGAGATCCGGCGTGTCCTGGCCCGAGTCGACGCCCATGCCCTGCGCGGCGCGGACGGGACGGCCGAGGGGCGGGAGGCCCGGGCACCCCTGCCCGAGCCCGCCGAGGGCCCCGGCACCGCCCCCCTCGACGCCCTGGTCGCCTGCTTCGAGCTCACCGCGTTCGAGCGGGACCTCGTCCTCCTCACGGCCGCGCAGGAGCTGGAGCCCACCACCGGCGCCCGGTGCGCCGCCGCGAGTGGTGATCCCGAGCGGGCGTACCCGACCTTCTCGCTCGCCCTCGCCGCCCTCGACGAACCGCACTGGAGCGCGCTGCCGCCCGTGTCGCCGCTGCGCCGCTGGCAGATCGTGGAGCCGGACGACGCCTCGCGCCTGACGACCTCCCGGCTCCGGCTCGACGAACGCATCCTGCACTTCCTGCTCGGCTCGCCCTACCTGGACGCCCGGCTGCACGGCCGGCTGCGCCGCACCCCGGTGCCCGACCGGCTGCCCCCGTCGTACGACCTCGCCGCGAGCCGGGTCGCGGCCGGCTGGACGGACGGCGCCCGGCCCGACGCGCCGCTGCTCGTCGAACTGGTCGGCGGCGACCTGCGCAGCCGCGCCGACATCGCCGCCGCGGCCGCCGCGCGCGCCGGGCTCGGGCTGTACGCGCTGAGCGCGGAGGACATCCCCGTCGACCCCGCCGAGCGCGACCGGTTCGCCCGGCTGTGGCAGCGCGAGGCGATCCTGCTGCCCGCCGCGCTGCTCCTGGAGTTCGGCGAGCCGGACCGGGAGCAGCAGGCGGCCACGGAGGCGTTCCTGGCCGGGGCCGCCGTGCCGGTCGTCGTGTCGAGCACCGACCCGCGCCGCACGGACCGCCCGCACGGCACCCGGGTCGGCGTGCCGCACCTCGACGACGAGGAACAACTCGCCCTGTGGACGGACGCGTTCAGCGACGTCGCCGACCTGGAGAGGACCGAACTGCGGTCCCTGATCGCCCAGTTCCAGCTTCCGCCGCACGTCGTACGGTCCGCCGCCGCCACCGTACGCCGTGAACTGCCCTACGAGGACGAGCTCGACGCCGCCGGTCTGGCCTGGCGCGCCGGTATGGACGAGGCCCGGGTCGGCATGGACGAACTCGGCCGCCGTATCGAACCGCAGGCCGGCTGGAGAGACCTCGTGCTGCACGAGCGGCAGACCGGCGTGCTGCGGGAGATCGTCGCCCATGTGCGGCAGCGTGCCATGGTCCACCAGGAGTGGGGTTTCGCGGCGACCCTGCGCCGGGGCCTGGGTGTCACCGCGCTCTTCGCGGGCGGCTCCGGGACGGGCAAGACCCTGGCCGCCGAGGTGATGGCGAGGGAACTCGGCCTCGACCTGTTCGTCATCGACCTCTCGCAGGTCGTCAGCAAGTACATCGGCGAGACCGAGAAGAACCTCCGCCGCGTCTTCGACGCCGCCGAACGCGGCGGCGCGCTCCTGCTCTTCGACGAGGCCGACGCCCTGTTCGGCAAGCGCAGCGAGGTCAAGGACAGCCACGACCGGTACGCCAACCTCGAGGTCAGCTATCTGCTGATGCGGATGGAGGCCTACCGCGGCCTCGCCATCCTCACCACCAACATGAAGAAGGCCCTGGACAACGCCTTCCTGCGGCGTATCCGCTTCGTCGTCGACTTCCCCTTCCCCGCCGAGCACGAACGCGCCGAGATCTGGCGCCGCGTGCTGCCGCCGCAGGCGCCGGTGAAGGACATCGACCCGCGGCTGCTCGCGCAGCTGACCGTGGCGGGCGGCTCGATCCGCAACATCGCCCTGTCCGGCGCGTTCCTCGCCGCGGAGGAGGGCGAGCCGCTCCAGATGCGGCACATGCTCGCCGGGGCCCGCACCGAATACCTCAAGCTGGAACGCTCCTTGACGCCGACGGAGGTCCGCGGATGGGTGTGAGGCAGACGGGTGGGTCGCAGACGGGTACGACGCCGTCCAGTGGTTCGCGGGACGGTGCTTCGTGGGCTGGCGTTTCGCGGGCCGGTGGTTCGCGGGACGGTGGGGCACCCGCGCCGCGCGAGATCCGCCTGGAGATAGGCGAGCTGGTGCTCGACGGCTTCCGCGCGGACCCCGGCCGGGTCTCGGCCGCCTTCGAGGACGAGCTGACCCGGCTGGTCCGCGAGCGCGGTATGCCCGCCGACGGTCCGTGGACGGCCGACGTCCTGTCCGGCCTGCCCCCGCTGCCCGCCGGCCTGTCCGCCCGGCGCCTCGGGCAGGAACTGGCCCGCGCGGTGCACGAAGGCCTGTGCGGCCGGGGCGAGGTGACGTCATGAGCAACTCCCCGACCCAGGACAGCCGTTCCGAGCAGTCAGCCGAGCAGCGCCGCCGCAAGCGCAAGGAGCGCGCGGCCAGGTCCCGCGCCCCCGAGCCGAAGGACATCGTCAGCGGCGCCGGTCAGCCGCTCGACCCCGGCGTACGACGGGACCTGGAGGAGCGCCTCGGGCACGACCTCGGTCGCGTACGCCTGCACACCGGCCGGGACGCCGGGCAGCTCGCGGACCTGCTCGGCGCGGACGCGGTCGCCGTCGGCCAGGACATCTTCTTCGGCGAGGGTGCGTACCGGCCGGGCACGGACGAGGGCCGCCGTCTGCTCGCCCACGAACTCCTGCACACCGTCCAGAACCCGCACGGCCTCGGCACCCTGCGCGCCGGCCGCGACCTGGGCGCGGTGAGCCTGCCCCAGCAGGCCATCGAACGGGAGGCCGAGTCGGCGGCACAGGACCTGGTACGGGACCCGGAACAAGGCCCGGACACAGCCCCCGACCTCGACCAGGCGCAGGCCACCCCCGGCTGGCTCCGCTACGCGACCGTCGACGCCGACCGCCGCCGCACGGAGCAGCTCGACCCCGCGACCCTCGTCGACCGCATCGCCAACGGCCTCCTGCGTTCGCTGCGCGGCGACCCGGAGGACCGGTCGGGCCGCGTCCGGATCCAGCTGGCCCGGATGGCGCCCGAGGTGCAGGACAGCGTCCTGGACCGGCTGGAACTGCGGCTGCCGGTGCCCGTCGTCGACCGGCTGCTGGAGGGCGTGGAGGAGACGGAACGGTCAGGGCCGCTGCCGATGGACGCGGCGACGGCTCCGGAGGCTGTCCCCGGTGCGGGGGATGAGGTCGAGGAGGAGCGGCAGGCTCGCGAGGACTCCGAGGCCGATCCCGCCCCCGAGCAGGACGTACGGCCGAACGAACCCGGCAAGCCCGGCAAGCCCGGTGGGCAACCGGAGGACGGCCGGGAAGAGGATGCCGAGAAGGGGGACGGAGGATCCGCCTCCGAAGACGCCGACCGGGAGAACGCCCAGGGCGGCGCGGGCGCGGCCGGGCGGCAGCAGGAGGGCTCCGAGGACGAGCAGGAGCGCACGCAGGAACAGCAGGAGGAGAAGGACGCCTCCGGCCGGGACGCCGAGAAGGACGCCGCCGACGAACGCAAGGACGCCTCGGACACCGAACGCGACCAGCAGGACCAGGACAAGCAGGACGAGCGCGACGCCGAGCAGGACGAGGGCGGACCCGAGGACGAGGCCGCCCAGGAGCCCGAGAAGCAGGCCGGCGAGCAGGAGCGGCGCGAGGACGAGGGCACGTCCGAGGCGACCCGCCGCCAGGCCCCCGCCCCGGGCACCGTCGACCGCAGCGGCGCCGAGCCCGGCGAGAAGTCCCGGACCGGCGGGGACACCGCAGCGGCCCGTGCGGTGGGCGACCCCGAGAACGAACAGGACGGCGACGACGAGCCGTTGGGCCTGGACGCGGAACCCGCGCAGGACGACACGGATCGGGAGGCGGGCGACGACACGGCCGGGGCGGCCGGCGCACAGCCCGTGCCCGATGCCGACCTCGTCGGATACACGGACGCGGCGAAGAACCCGAACCTCGTCGAGGAGCGGCGGAAGGGCACGGCCCCGCTGCCCAGCCTCTCGTCCGCCTCCGCAGCCCCGGCGCCGGACGCGGCACCCCAGGAGGCCACGCCCGGCACCACCTCCCAGGACACCGCGGCGCGCTCCGAGGACGACGAAGGCAGCGGGTCCTTCGAGGACCTCCTGAGCGGTACGGCTGACGCGCGGCAGCCCGATGCGTCCGGAGCCGGCGGCGCCCTCGGTACGGCGTCTCCCGCTGCGGCCTCGACGGCCGACACCGCCGGGACGGACCGGGACCGGAAGCAGTCGGACCAACGCAAGGAGGACGCCGAGGCCGCACGGCGTGACGAGGAGGCCAGGGCCTCGGACGCCGCGGCGACCGGTGCGGCTGCTGGGCCCGGTGAGACCGCCGCGCCCGACCAGTTGGCCAAGTCGGGCGAGGACGCTCGTACACAGGGTGCCGCCGCACCGTCGGGTACCGGGGCGGAGAAGGACGGCGCGGGCGAGGCCGCCCAGAGCGCCCGGAAGCCGGAAGCCGGTGCCCCGGACCGCAGTGGCGGGAAGGAGGCGGACTCCGGAGCGGACAAGGGCAAGGACAAGCAGGCCGACAAGGCCGAGGAGCGCACGCCGACCGGCGGACGCGACACCGCCGGGGACCAGGGGACCACGGCCCCCGCACCCGACACGTCCCCCGGTGGGCAGGAGACCTCCGAAGGCACGGGTCCGGCCACCACACCCGGCCCGGCCGGCGGCCCGGACAAGGTCTCCACACCGGGACCCGCGAGTGCGCCGAAACTGGCGCCGGGCAACGGCCCGTCGCCCATGGCCGCGGGGCCGCAGCCCAAGACCAATACCTCCAAGGCCGCGGAGTCCGCGGCCACCTCCGCCGGATCGTCCGGCGGCTCCACGGGCTCGCGCTCCCGCCCGACGGGCAGCAAGCGCCAGGCGGCACGAAAGGCCGCGAAGACCGCGTCCCGCCGGGGCGGCGGTGGAAGCGGAGGCGGCGGTCGCAAGTCCCCGGCCCCCGCGCCCGTCCGCTCCGGCGGCCGCCCCACCGCATCCGGCGGGTCCAAGGCCAGCGCCAAGGCCAAGAAGGAGACCCCGCCCCCGGACGTCTCCAACGCGACCCCCGAGTCCGGTCTGTCGACGGCCGCGGGGCTCAAGCCGCACCAGGCCCTGGAGACGCTCAAGGGCGTCGGCAGTGCCGTCGGCCGCTCGGTGGACAAGGAACGCACCTCCCTGCGCAAGGCGCCGCCGAAGATGCAGCGCCCCTCCGGCTCCCCGCGCACGGTCCCCGGCGGCCCCCGTGCGGCGGCCCCGGGCACGTACACGAACGCCAAGGTCGCGCGTACGGACGCGGCGCAGGGCAAGACGCCCGAGATCAAGGGCGAGCAGAAGCCGGAAGGCGACGTCCCGGGCGCGAACGTGCCGGAGCCGAGCTGGTGGGACATCGCCGTCACCATCGGAGCCCAGCTCTTCGGCAAGCTGCTGAAGGAGATCCTCCCGCTCGACGACCTGATCGACTCCATCCTCGGGCTGCCGACCCAGGACGAGGGGCTGAAGAACGCCCGCGTGGGCGACGCCCCGAGGCTTCCGCTGGAGAACGACTCGGACCCGCAGCGCACCGACGACCAGGGCCGAAAGCTCGACGAGCGGAAGAACGAACTGCACCAGTCGGGACGTGACGACGCGGCCCGCCCGATGGGCGAGGACCAGATCTATCCCGATGTGCCCAAGGAGACCCTGACCGGCAAGGTGGCCGGTGGGAAGAAGTCCGCGAAGGGCGGCGGCGGGCGGTCGGTGTCCGGCGGCGGTGTGCCGATCGAGTCCGCCTCCGCGGTCGCCGAGCACGACCGGGGCCCGCAGATCCAGGCGGGCTTCTCCCGGGGCCGGGACAAGATGGGCCAGGAGCGGCAGGCCAAGGACAAGAAGGCGGCGGACGACCGCAAGCAGCACGACCAGGACCTCCAGAAGGAGGTCACGGCCAGCGGCAAGAAGCAGTCCGACGCCCGCGACAAGGGCCGTTCCGACATCGCCGACTCCCGGGACCGGTGGCGCGGGGAGCAGGACGTCAAGGTCTCGGAGATCGACGGCAAGAAGGGCAAGAAGTACGACAAGGTCCGCGACGACATCAAGAAGAAGGAGGAGGACACCGACAAGGACGTCGACAAGCGGACCGAGGACGACAACAAGAAGATCGACGACGAGCAGACCAACGCCGAGAAGGAGGCGGAGAAGAAGCAGGAGGACGGCAAGGACGACGCCGACAACTGGCTCGAAGAGGCCATCGAGAAGCTCAAGGAGTTCTTCGAGAAGCTCAAGAACGCCATCAAGAGCGTCTTCGAGAAGGCCCGTCAGGTCGTCACCGACCTCATCGACAAGTTCAAGCAGCAGGTCTTCAAGCTCATCGACGACGCCCGCAACTGGGTCATCGACCAGATCAACACCTTCGCCGACGCGCTGATCGCCCTCGGCGACGAGCTCCTCGCCGACTACCCGGCGATGCGCGACAAGTGGCGCAACACCATCGACGGCGCGCGCGACTGGGCGGTACAGAAGGTCAACGAGTTCGCCGACGCGCTCAAGGAGGTCGCCGGGAAGCTCCTCGACGGCCTGTGCGGCGCGCTCCTGGCCGGCCTCGACGCGCTGGAGGGCGGCCTGCTGGCCGCGGTCGACATCGCCGAGACGGTCACCGTCGGCGCGCTGGAGTTCGGTGCCGCCGCGGTCGCCGCGCTCGGTGAGTGGGCGGCCATCTTCAACGACATCGTCTCCGACCCGGGCGACTGGATCGGCAAGGCCGGTGCCGCCGCGGAGACGGGCGCCAAGGAACACCTCTTCGAGGAGATCAAGACCGCGGTCAGGGCCTGGTTCAACCAGAAGGTCCAGGAGATCATCGGCATCCCGATGGAGGACTTCCAGGAGCTGGTCTCCGGCGGCGTCACCGTCGAGCAGATGGCGCAGATGGCCTGGGACGAGGCCCTTCCCCAACTCCCCGTCATCATCGGCGTGATGGTCGTCGAGAAGGTCGTCGCCAAGCTCATCCCCGGCGCCGGCTGGGTCATGGCGATCATCGACGCCCTGCAGACCGCCTGGGGGGCGCTCAGCGAGATCCTCGCCGCGTTCGGCCTGTTCATGGACTTCCTGAAGTCGGTCATGAGCGGCAACGGCGCGCTGCCCTTCGCCAAGGCGGTCGCGGCGGGGGTCGTGGCGCTGCTGGAGCTGGTCTACGAGTTCCTCATCGAGGGCGTCGGCCGCTTCATGGGCAAGGTGGCCGAGCGGCTGGGCGACATGCTCAAGAACCTCCGCACGAAGAAGCACAAGCCGGGCCCCTCCGACGCCCCGTCCTCACCGGACGCCCCCACCAAGCCCAAGGACGACCGCACCCCGTCCCCGGACCGCCCCGCCGACCGCACGGACGACACCCCCACCCGCCCCTCGCCCCCACGCAAGCCGTCCCCGGCCCAGACCTCCCGCCCCCCGTCAAAGCCCCGCCCCGGCAAACGCCCCACCCCCGAAAAGAAGCGACGCCCGGCCCACACCACCCGCCCCAAGAAGCGCCGCGACGACGACGAACGCCGCGACGAGGGCCGCGAGGTGAACACGGCCCGCAAGCGCATACGCGACGCGGACCGCCGCCTGAAGGACGACGCCAGGGACAACCGCCGCGCCACCCCGACCCGCCGGGGGCCGGCCCGCGACACCGTGCGCCCCGACCGCCGCCGCGACGCGAACGACCGCGACCGTGACCGCGACCCCAAGGACCCGCGTGCGAGCGACCGTCGCACCGACGACCGGAGACGGGACGACGACCGCAGGAACGACCGGCGACGGGACGACGGCCGCCGCCGTGACGACGACCAGCGCCGCGACACCGACAAGCGTCGTGACACCGACAAGCGTCGTGACACCGACAAGCGTCGTGACACCGACAAGGACCGCCCTCGCCGTCGCCCGCTCCGCCGTGCCCGCCAGACCGTCAAGTCGGCGGTCAACAGGGCCCGCCGGGCAGGCCGCAAGCTCTACGGCAAGGCCCGCCGCACCGTCGGCAGCCGCCTGAACGACCGGCTCCGGAAGCTGCGGGACCAGTGGCGGCGCCGGAACGACCGGTCCAAGGACCGCACCGAGGACCGCACCAACCGTGACCGCGATCGCCGGAATCGCGACGACCGCAAGCCGGAGGACACGACCTGGGAGCAGACCATGCCCAGGGTGTACTTCCGCAACCTCGACGGAGAGTCGCACACCCTGATGTTCCGGGGGCGGGGACCGGCCTCCCAGATGGTGGTGCGGAGCCAGACGGACCCCGTCACCGACTACCTCGACGAATGGCAGTGGGAGGCTGATCAGCTCGCGGCATACCCCGACCGCCATACTCGCCAGGTGGAGGCCATCCGCTCCGCTCGTGCCCAGCACGTCAGGGCCGAACAGGTCAAGCGGAGGCTGCCGCCCCGAGGCACCACGACCCGCACCGGGGAGCTCGAGTACCGGGCGCTGCGGGGTGCGTTGAACAGGCTCGCCCGTTTGCTGGAACTGCGTGAGATCGACCCGAGCAGGCCGCCGCTCCTCCCCATGGTCCTGCCGCCGTACACCGACGGTGTGCGCGGCCATGGATTCCAGGCCACCGGCATCAACAAGACCATCAAGAGCCACAAGGGCGAGAAGCCGCTCGGCAATCCCAAGATCCCGCTCGGCTGGGACCTGGTGCCCGCGAATCTCAGGAAAGACACGGCCTGGGTGCGTATGCACCTCTTCACCGAGAAATTCGGAGGGAAGGCCACCGGCTCGAACCTCGTCCCCGCTCCTGGTACGCCGGTGAACAGCAGATTCGCCTACCGAATCGAGTTGCCCGCCTACAAAGCGATCGCCAAGGACCCCAGCATCGCGATGATTTGGTTCAACTACGACGTCGGTTTCTACAGCGGCGCGGACGAGTACTTCCCCAAGAAGATCTCCATGGCCTGGGGTAAGTACGCGCCCGCAGGCAACACCTGGCGTAAACAGCCGGCCGAGGGCGCCTACACGCGCGACAACATTCAGCGTCCGAACGCCCTTGATTCCAGGTTCGACATCAATGGAAAGGGTCCCGACTCCATCAGGACCAAATTCGGCGTCAGCCGGGCCTTCGCGCAGGCGCTGCGTGACCAGTCGCCCTACCGCGACATCTACCAGCTGATCGTGCGGATGAAGGCGTACAAGACGCGCCTGAACGCCACATCGCCCGGCAAGCTCAGGAACTTCGACAGCGAGCTCAAGGCCGTCGTCGCCAAGAAGAACGACATTCGCTTCACTTAGGAATCAAGGGACCATGGCGCGCTATACGGAACAGGAACTCAGGTACCTCCGGCTCCTGGACGAACTGCAGGAGACCGACGGAGTGGACATCCGCTACGAAGAGAGGGGAGAGATCGAGGAACTCACGGGTGAGGCACCGGAGGCCTTCGATCTCATCGAGGAGTGGCAGGGCGTCCGCTTCGCGCCGGAACTCCAGCGGGCCTTTCTCCGGTTCGACGGGATCTCGTCCCACTGGACGCTCGCCAAGGGCGGATCGACCCTCCACGGTGAGTTCTCGTTGCGTCATCTTCCCGCTGCCCTGTTCGCCACAGGTGAGACGCTCATCCACGATGATCTCCCCGCCGATGTGCGCGCCCTCTACGAGGAGTTCCGGGTGTTCGACGAACAGCCGAGGACCGGAGCCGGCACGCTCGCCGCACTGCGGGTCCCGTCCGTGGTGACCGGGAGCATCTCACCCGAGGTCTGGTACTACGACAGTTCCGACGGGGCGCTGCTGGACATCGACTACGCCCAGTACCTGGACGCACTGCTTGTCACCAAGGGCACGTTCGGCTGGCAGTACCTGTACGCCGACGTCGACCTGGGGGAGAGCGGCCTCGGGAGCGTCGCGGACGATCTGCGCACCATGCTGGACGTCTTCCCGGATGTTTTCCCCGGCCACGACTACTCCGACCTGCGCGCCCGTCTGGAGGCCCGCCTGTGACCCGCTACGCCGACATCCCCAAACCCATCCGCTCCGGCATCGTCGTGGTCAACCCCGACACCGGCACCCCCCAACGCATCATCGTGCTGCAGTTCAACCCGGACACCCTGGAACGCAGCGTGAGCCCCCAGTCGGCCGGTGACAGTGGGGACGCCGGAGGCGGAGGGACGGGAAGCGGTGACAGGAATGAGGCCTTGCGGCTGAAGGGCCCCGCTCAGGAGACCTGGAAGTTCACCGCAGAGATCGACGCGACGGATCAGTTCGAGGTCGCGGCGCCCGACGGGATTCATCCTCAGCTCGCGACGCTGGAGATGCTCGTGCAGCCGACCACCGCGCAACTGCGGGCCGCGAGCAAGCTGTCGCAGAAGGGGGCCATCGAGATCAGTCCGATCGAGATGCCGCTGACGCTGTTCACGTGGGGGAGCAAGCGGGTCATGCCCGTGCGGTTGACGGAGTTGTCCGTGAACGAGTCCGCCTTCGACGTGAATCTCAATCCCATCCGCGCCTCCCTCAGCATCGGCATGAAGATCCTCACCGTCAGCGATCTGCCGGCCGGGCACCGCGGCGCCGATCTCTACCTCGCGCACCTCGCGCAGAAGGAGCGGCTGGCCGCGGCGGCGAGGGGCGGCAGCCTCGGCGCGCTGGGGCTCGGCGGCGGACTCGGGGCAGCGGC of the Streptomyces koelreuteriae genome contains:
- a CDS encoding DUF4255 domain-containing protein; translated protein: MSNALALAHVTQALALLIEANLPPDIDIAVKVEPRKPPADPPLEPTITVFLYQVTPNTSQRNHDLPTRASDGTLVRRPAAALDLHYLISAYGEEAELVGQRLIGSVVRTLHEIPVLPRDIIELAGQRPHLNGSDLAEAVQRVRFTPTAMDVDETSKLWGMLHQTPYTLSVVYQAVLVLIDGRETPVPAKPVERPEVRVLPLGAAGAPAPGVTSQEAVAVEADEPVGPSGKAAEPADEPTQAVAGAVARAETKPPAKSARGRKPAQPARTAKKPAARPAKSARSQPPAKNADGSEDTEN
- a CDS encoding ATP-binding protein, which translates into the protein MGTRATAAVAAATGDGTTLTAEIRRVLARVDAHALRGADGTAEGREARAPLPEPAEGPGTAPLDALVACFELTAFERDLVLLTAAQELEPTTGARCAAASGDPERAYPTFSLALAALDEPHWSALPPVSPLRRWQIVEPDDASRLTTSRLRLDERILHFLLGSPYLDARLHGRLRRTPVPDRLPPSYDLAASRVAAGWTDGARPDAPLLVELVGGDLRSRADIAAAAAARAGLGLYALSAEDIPVDPAERDRFARLWQREAILLPAALLLEFGEPDREQQAATEAFLAGAAVPVVVSSTDPRRTDRPHGTRVGVPHLDDEEQLALWTDAFSDVADLERTELRSLIAQFQLPPHVVRSAAATVRRELPYEDELDAAGLAWRAGMDEARVGMDELGRRIEPQAGWRDLVLHERQTGVLREIVAHVRQRAMVHQEWGFAATLRRGLGVTALFAGGSGTGKTLAAEVMARELGLDLFVIDLSQVVSKYIGETEKNLRRVFDAAERGGALLLFDEADALFGKRSEVKDSHDRYANLEVSYLLMRMEAYRGLAILTTNMKKALDNAFLRRIRFVVDFPFPAEHERAEIWRRVLPPQAPVKDIDPRLLAQLTVAGGSIRNIALSGAFLAAEEGEPLQMRHMLAGARTEYLKLERSLTPTEVRGWV
- a CDS encoding eCIS core domain-containing protein; amino-acid sequence: MSNSPTQDSRSEQSAEQRRRKRKERAARSRAPEPKDIVSGAGQPLDPGVRRDLEERLGHDLGRVRLHTGRDAGQLADLLGADAVAVGQDIFFGEGAYRPGTDEGRRLLAHELLHTVQNPHGLGTLRAGRDLGAVSLPQQAIEREAESAAQDLVRDPEQGPDTAPDLDQAQATPGWLRYATVDADRRRTEQLDPATLVDRIANGLLRSLRGDPEDRSGRVRIQLARMAPEVQDSVLDRLELRLPVPVVDRLLEGVEETERSGPLPMDAATAPEAVPGAGDEVEEERQAREDSEADPAPEQDVRPNEPGKPGKPGGQPEDGREEDAEKGDGGSASEDADRENAQGGAGAAGRQQEGSEDEQERTQEQQEEKDASGRDAEKDAADERKDASDTERDQQDQDKQDERDAEQDEGGPEDEAAQEPEKQAGEQERREDEGTSEATRRQAPAPGTVDRSGAEPGEKSRTGGDTAAARAVGDPENEQDGDDEPLGLDAEPAQDDTDREAGDDTAGAAGAQPVPDADLVGYTDAAKNPNLVEERRKGTAPLPSLSSASAAPAPDAAPQEATPGTTSQDTAARSEDDEGSGSFEDLLSGTADARQPDASGAGGALGTASPAAASTADTAGTDRDRKQSDQRKEDAEAARRDEEARASDAAATGAAAGPGETAAPDQLAKSGEDARTQGAAAPSGTGAEKDGAGEAAQSARKPEAGAPDRSGGKEADSGADKGKDKQADKAEERTPTGGRDTAGDQGTTAPAPDTSPGGQETSEGTGPATTPGPAGGPDKVSTPGPASAPKLAPGNGPSPMAAGPQPKTNTSKAAESAATSAGSSGGSTGSRSRPTGSKRQAARKAAKTASRRGGGGSGGGGRKSPAPAPVRSGGRPTASGGSKASAKAKKETPPPDVSNATPESGLSTAAGLKPHQALETLKGVGSAVGRSVDKERTSLRKAPPKMQRPSGSPRTVPGGPRAAAPGTYTNAKVARTDAAQGKTPEIKGEQKPEGDVPGANVPEPSWWDIAVTIGAQLFGKLLKEILPLDDLIDSILGLPTQDEGLKNARVGDAPRLPLENDSDPQRTDDQGRKLDERKNELHQSGRDDAARPMGEDQIYPDVPKETLTGKVAGGKKSAKGGGGRSVSGGGVPIESASAVAEHDRGPQIQAGFSRGRDKMGQERQAKDKKAADDRKQHDQDLQKEVTASGKKQSDARDKGRSDIADSRDRWRGEQDVKVSEIDGKKGKKYDKVRDDIKKKEEDTDKDVDKRTEDDNKKIDDEQTNAEKEAEKKQEDGKDDADNWLEEAIEKLKEFFEKLKNAIKSVFEKARQVVTDLIDKFKQQVFKLIDDARNWVIDQINTFADALIALGDELLADYPAMRDKWRNTIDGARDWAVQKVNEFADALKEVAGKLLDGLCGALLAGLDALEGGLLAAVDIAETVTVGALEFGAAAVAALGEWAAIFNDIVSDPGDWIGKAGAAAETGAKEHLFEEIKTAVRAWFNQKVQEIIGIPMEDFQELVSGGVTVEQMAQMAWDEALPQLPVIIGVMVVEKVVAKLIPGAGWVMAIIDALQTAWGALSEILAAFGLFMDFLKSVMSGNGALPFAKAVAAGVVALLELVYEFLIEGVGRFMGKVAERLGDMLKNLRTKKHKPGPSDAPSSPDAPTKPKDDRTPSPDRPADRTDDTPTRPSPPRKPSPAQTSRPPSKPRPGKRPTPEKKRRPAHTTRPKKRRDDDERRDEGREVNTARKRIRDADRRLKDDARDNRRATPTRRGPARDTVRPDRRRDANDRDRDRDPKDPRASDRRTDDRRRDDDRRNDRRRDDGRRRDDDQRRDTDKRRDTDKRRDTDKRRDTDKDRPRRRPLRRARQTVKSAVNRARRAGRKLYGKARRTVGSRLNDRLRKLRDQWRRRNDRSKDRTEDRTNRDRDRRNRDDRKPEDTTWEQTMPRVYFRNLDGESHTLMFRGRGPASQMVVRSQTDPVTDYLDEWQWEADQLAAYPDRHTRQVEAIRSARAQHVRAEQVKRRLPPRGTTTRTGELEYRALRGALNRLARLLELREIDPSRPPLLPMVLPPYTDGVRGHGFQATGINKTIKSHKGEKPLGNPKIPLGWDLVPANLRKDTAWVRMHLFTEKFGGKATGSNLVPAPGTPVNSRFAYRIELPAYKAIAKDPSIAMIWFNYDVGFYSGADEYFPKKISMAWGKYAPAGNTWRKQPAEGAYTRDNIQRPNALDSRFDINGKGPDSIRTKFGVSRAFAQALRDQSPYRDIYQLIVRMKAYKTRLNATSPGKLRNFDSELKAVVAKKNDIRFT